Genomic segment of Rhodocaloribacter litoris:
CCAGAGACGGTCGGTGAAGGTCATGACACCAGGGGGTTCGTCAGGTGAAGGATTCAGGTCCAGAACGAAAAAAAGTGGTGCAGGGGTCCGTGGCCCTGCCCGATCCGATAGGCCCGGCCGGCCTTCAGCGCCCCGGTGACGTACGCTTTGGCGTTCCGCACCGCCTCGGGCAGGGTCTGTTCCCGGGCCAGCCCGGCGGCGATGGCCGAGGAGAGGGTACAGCCCGTGCCGTGCGTGTTCGGCGTGTCGACGCGCTCGGACTCGAACCAGAAGACGTCGCGCCCGGTGGGATCGGGGGCGGCCAGCACCAGGCAGTCGGCGCTGCCGGCCTCGGCGAGGTGGCCGCCCTTGAGCAGCACGGCGCGCGGGCCGAGCCCGAGCAGTTCGCGGGCGGCGGCCTCCATGTCCGCCCGGCCGTTGATGGACCGGCCCAGCAGCACTTCGGCCTCCGGCAGGTTGGGCGTGACGACCAGGCTCAGCGGGAGGAGGTGGGTCTTCAGCGTCTCGACGGCCTCCTCTTCGATGAGGCGGGCCCCGCTCTTGGCCACCATCACGGGATCGAGGACCACCCGGTCGAGGCCGTGGGCCTGAAGCCGGTCGGCCACCGCGCGCATGATCTCCGCGTTGAACAGCATCCCGATCTTGACCGCATCGACGCCCAGGTCCTCGACGACCGCGTCGATCTGCGCGGTCACGAAGCCCGGCGGTGCCGCGTGAATGGCCCGCACCTCGTGGGTGTTCTGGGCCGTCAACGCCACGATGACGGACATCCCGTAGCAGCCCAGCGCCCCGAACGTCTTCAGGTCGGCCTGGATACCGGCCCCGCCCCCACTGTCGGACGTGGCAATCGTCAGGGCACGGGTGTAGCGTCTCGGTGAAGCGGAGGACATGGCGGATCGGTTTCGTGGAAAAGGGACTACATCTTCTTCCCGACCCCGGTAAAGGTTCCGCACCGGACCCCTGTGGCGCCGTGAAACGGGAGGATCTTCACCCCGCAATCCCCCGATTTTCCAAAAAATAATCCCCGGCCAGAGCCATGAACCTACGCTGTCACAGCCCCCTTCGTAGGTTGGGTTCGGTTTCCTTGATCCAATCTACGGAGGGTTCTATGTCAGACGTCAAGCCGGTACCCGAGGGCATGCACACGATCACGCCGCACCTGGTCTGCAAAGAGGCGGGCGAGGCCATTGCCTTCTATGAAAAGGCGTTCGGCGCCGTGCAGGGATATCGCATGGACAGCCCGGACGGCAGCAAGGTCCTGCACGCAGAGCTTCGCATCGGCGACTCGGTGGTGTTCCTGGCGGACGAGTTCCCCGAATGGGGCAGCCTCAGTCCCGCCTCCATCGGCGGCTCGCCCGTGGTGCTCTCGCTCTACGTCGAAGACGCCGATGCCGTCTTTGCCGCGGCTGTCGAAGCCGGTGCCCGGGTGGTGATGCCACTCGAAGATGCCTTCTGGGGTGATCGTTATGGCAAGGTCGTCGATCCGTTCGGTCACACCTGGGCAATCGCCACGCACATCCGGGACGTGTCGCCGGAGGAGATGCAGCAGGCCGTGCAGCAGTGGGCTGCCGCCCAGGCCTGACGCCCCGGACGTCACGAACGCATGGAGGGGTGGCGGTGCGCAAGCCTCATGCACACCGCCACTCCGCTATGCGTTCCTCCTCACACACCGCCCCCTTCCCCCGAAACGTCAGATGCCTTTGAAATGCTCGAAGGGTTGCCGGCAGGCGTTGCAGAAGTGCAGGGACTTGCAGGGCGTGGCGCCGAATGCACTCGTGAGGCGGGTGTCCTCGGAGCCGCAGAAAGGACATGGCACGGGCTTCGGGACGGCGACGGTCGTCAGCGGGATCATCCCGGGGTTTGCCTCCCCGGCCCGTTCGGGAGGCGGGGCGATGCCGTATGCGCGCAACTTCCGCCGGGCCGCCTCCGTCATCCAGTCCGTCGTCCAGGCCTCCCGGAAGACGGTGTGGACCTCCACCTTCGGAAAGCCCCGTTCGTGCAGGGTCCGGACGATCTCGTCTGCGATGGCCTTCATGGCCGGGCAGCCGGAATAGGTCGGGGTGATGTCCACATGCAGCGTGTTGCCCTCGACCCGCACGTCACGCACGATGCCCATCTCCACCACGTCGAGTACGGGAACCTCCGGGTCCTTCACCTCGGAGAGGTGCGCGAGGATTTCGTCTTTCGTCACGTCCACTTCAGGCATGGCTACGGGTTCGTCTGGTGCCGTGCGTGCTGCATGGCAGACGGAACGTGCCCCGCTCCGCTACCACGTCGCATCCGGGTAGGCCCGGGGCAGGAACTGCATCTCGGCCAGCAGGTGGCCCAGGTGCTCGGTGTGGAAGCCGGTACGGCCGCCGGAAGCCATATAGGGCGGCTCGGGGGGGAGCTGCAGCGTGGCCGCTTCCAGGACCGTGGTCACCATGTCTTTCCAGCGGGATCGTGCGGCGGGAACGTCCGGAGCGATCCCGGCCTCGACGAGGGCGTGGAGCACGTCGTCCGCTTCGAAAAGCTCACCGGTGTACATCCACAGGTCGTTGAGGGCCTGCTGCGTGCGGCGGTGGCTCTCGTCGGTGCCGTCGCCCAGGCGAAGCATCCATTCGCTGCTGTGGCGCAGGTGGTAGCTTACCTCCTTGTAGGCCTTGGCGGCGATACCGGCCAGCGGTTCGAAGGTGCTCTCGC
This window contains:
- the thiD gene encoding bifunctional hydroxymethylpyrimidine kinase/phosphomethylpyrimidine kinase, giving the protein MSSASPRRYTRALTIATSDSGGGAGIQADLKTFGALGCYGMSVIVALTAQNTHEVRAIHAAPPGFVTAQIDAVVEDLGVDAVKIGMLFNAEIMRAVADRLQAHGLDRVVLDPVMVAKSGARLIEEEAVETLKTHLLPLSLVVTPNLPEAEVLLGRSINGRADMEAAARELLGLGPRAVLLKGGHLAEAGSADCLVLAAPDPTGRDVFWFESERVDTPNTHGTGCTLSSAIAAGLAREQTLPEAVRNAKAYVTGALKAGRAYRIGQGHGPLHHFFSFWT
- a CDS encoding VOC family protein, which encodes MSDVKPVPEGMHTITPHLVCKEAGEAIAFYEKAFGAVQGYRMDSPDGSKVLHAELRIGDSVVFLADEFPEWGSLSPASIGGSPVVLSLYVEDADAVFAAAVEAGARVVMPLEDAFWGDRYGKVVDPFGHTWAIATHIRDVSPEEMQQAVQQWAAAQA
- the paaD gene encoding 1,2-phenylacetyl-CoA epoxidase subunit PaaD, whose product is MPEVDVTKDEILAHLSEVKDPEVPVLDVVEMGIVRDVRVEGNTLHVDITPTYSGCPAMKAIADEIVRTLHERGFPKVEVHTVFREAWTTDWMTEAARRKLRAYGIAPPPERAGEANPGMIPLTTVAVPKPVPCPFCGSEDTRLTSAFGATPCKSLHFCNACRQPFEHFKGI
- the paaC gene encoding 1,2-phenylacetyl-CoA epoxidase subunit PaaC; this translates as MTLDALDTATKTALFEYLLRLGDDALILGHRLSEWCGHGPYLEEDIALANIALDCLGHANALLGLAGEVEGAGQSADDLAFFRDAIEFRNVQLVELPRGDFAFTIARQFLFSAYAHLLYEGLRESTFEPLAGIAAKAYKEVSYHLRHSSEWMLRLGDGTDESHRRTQQALNDLWMYTGELFEADDVLHALVEAGIAPDVPAARSRWKDMVTTVLEAATLQLPPEPPYMASGGRTGFHTEHLGHLLAEMQFLPRAYPDATW